In Streptomyces qaidamensis, one DNA window encodes the following:
- a CDS encoding pyridoxal phosphate-dependent aminotransferase, which yields MADNVTSLFRSTAAHSPSMAALTREGGEGAGPVDFCIPCNPYFPTPAMFEDMASRLRDIITYYPSSADTITAELCSLLQLPPQCVAMGNGSTELITWIDHLLVRESLAVPVPTFGRWTDQPMETGKRVDMFPLQESSGFALDLAQYAEFIRARGTRVAVICNPNNPDGGFLHKHAIVQFMDAMADLDLVVIDESFLEFADAEAEPSVVQEAMLRPNVVVLRSLGKNFGLHGIRFGYLVANPALAGRIRSMLPKWNLNSFAEHVVFMLKEHGAEYAQSLQQVRRDRLDMAGQLSSLPGLTVYPSQGNFLFVRLPVGAEGTVVRDRMLTEHRILVRECGNKIGSSSRFLRLVVRPQVDVRRLVSGLEQVLYGTSRRGAAVPELGNGTSYSSGTAAVDRLVSETNGSGMRGLAAQAVGMAAAPAAVAAAPAPAAATAAGGPGLAPAASTGGVGFAPAAAAAAPAPAPAPTPATGIGMPLPAAASAVPAGAGGGMPMPAAAQMPQPQPQMPQAVPQPAPQPVAAPAPPLAPAAQAPAPVPAPMPAPMPAPAPMAAPFTGPTPPGVPARGGLTAAQVRGTNGLTPAPATGWPAAQSWPNAAGMGQAG from the coding sequence ATGGCCGACAACGTCACGTCGCTGTTCCGCAGTACCGCGGCCCACAGCCCGTCGATGGCGGCTCTGACACGTGAGGGCGGCGAGGGTGCCGGCCCCGTGGACTTCTGTATCCCCTGCAACCCGTACTTCCCGACCCCGGCCATGTTCGAGGACATGGCGAGCCGGCTGCGCGACATCATCACGTACTACCCGAGCAGCGCCGACACGATCACGGCCGAGCTGTGCAGCCTGCTCCAGCTGCCCCCGCAGTGCGTGGCCATGGGCAACGGCTCCACCGAGCTCATCACCTGGATCGACCACCTGCTGGTCCGCGAGTCCCTCGCCGTGCCCGTCCCCACCTTCGGCCGCTGGACCGACCAGCCCATGGAGACCGGCAAGCGGGTCGACATGTTCCCGCTCCAGGAGTCCAGCGGCTTCGCCCTCGACCTCGCCCAGTACGCCGAGTTCATCCGGGCCCGCGGCACGCGCGTCGCCGTCATCTGCAACCCCAACAACCCCGACGGCGGCTTCCTGCACAAGCACGCCATCGTGCAGTTCATGGACGCCATGGCCGACCTCGACCTGGTCGTCATCGACGAGTCGTTCCTGGAGTTCGCGGACGCCGAGGCCGAACCGTCCGTCGTGCAGGAGGCGATGCTGCGGCCCAACGTCGTCGTGCTGCGCAGCCTCGGCAAGAACTTCGGCCTGCACGGCATCCGCTTCGGCTACCTCGTCGCCAACCCGGCGCTCGCGGGCCGCATCCGCTCGATGCTCCCCAAGTGGAACCTCAACTCCTTCGCCGAGCACGTCGTCTTCATGCTCAAGGAGCACGGCGCCGAATACGCGCAGAGCCTCCAGCAGGTGCGCCGCGACCGCCTCGACATGGCCGGCCAGCTGTCCTCCCTGCCCGGGCTGACGGTCTACCCGTCGCAGGGCAACTTCCTCTTCGTACGCCTCCCCGTCGGTGCCGAGGGCACCGTCGTCCGGGACCGGATGCTCACCGAGCACCGGATCCTGGTCCGCGAGTGCGGCAACAAGATCGGCTCGTCCAGTCGCTTCCTGCGTCTCGTGGTGCGCCCCCAGGTGGACGTGCGTCGCCTGGTGTCCGGCCTGGAACAGGTGCTCTACGGGACGTCCAGGAGGGGAGCCGCCGTGCCCGAGCTGGGCAATGGGACCAGCTACAGCTCGGGCACGGCGGCCGTGGACCGCCTGGTGAGCGAGACGAACGGGTCGGGCATGCGGGGCCTCGCGGCGCAGGCGGTGGGGATGGCCGCGGCACCGGCCGCCGTGGCCGCGGCGCCGGCCCCCGCCGCGGCCACGGCGGCCGGGGGGCCGGGGCTCGCCCCGGCCGCGAGTACGGGCGGGGTGGGGTTCGCTCCTGCCGCGGCGGCCGCCGCCCCGGCTCCCGCGCCGGCGCCCACTCCGGCCACCGGCATCGGCATGCCGCTCCCCGCCGCCGCGTCCGCCGTTCCGGCGGGTGCGGGCGGTGGGATGCCGATGCCGGCTGCGGCGCAGATGCCGCAGCCGCAGCCCCAGATGCCGCAGGCCGTGCCACAGCCGGCCCCCCAGCCGGTGGCCGCCCCGGCCCCGCCCCTGGCGCCCGCGGCCCAGGCCCCGGCGCCGGTCCCTGCCCCCATGCCCGCGCCCATGCCCGCGCCGGCGCCCATGGCCGCCCCGTTCACCGGGCCGACGCCGCCCGGTGTTCCGGCCCGTGGGGGCCTGACGGCGGCGCAGGTGCGGGGGACGAACGGGCTGACGCCGGCGCCGGCCACGGGGTGGCCTGCGGCGCAGAGCTGGCCGAACGCGGCGGGGATGGGGCAGGCGGGGTAG
- a CDS encoding aldose epimerase family protein: MELNRRTVIAGAAAAGIAATTLGGTAHATGGRKPVKTLFGKLADGTKVYSWSLENGGTRLKVLSWGGVVQSLEIPDRRGRYANVSAGFDNLEDYVAKTPYFGALIGRYGNRIGKGKFTLDGKDYQLSVNDGEQSLHGGTQGFDKRVWDVEPFTKGSDVGLHLYYTSVDGEMGYPGTLKTKVTYTLTRHGDWRIDYEATTDKATVVNLTSHVYFNLAGEGSGTIEDHELQIAASRYTPTDAGLIPTGELAKVAGTPFDFRKAKPIGRDIRVSHPQLVTAKGFDHNWVLDKGITARPEHVATLRDPASGRTMKIATNEPGLQFYSGNFLDGTLTGPSGRTYRQGDALCLETQHFPDSPNKPKFPSTVLRPGQTYRTTTIHTFGC, from the coding sequence ATGGAACTGAACAGACGCACGGTCATCGCGGGAGCAGCAGCGGCGGGCATAGCCGCCACCACGCTCGGCGGCACGGCGCACGCCACGGGAGGCAGGAAGCCGGTGAAGACGCTCTTCGGCAAGCTGGCCGACGGCACCAAGGTCTACAGCTGGTCGCTGGAGAACGGCGGCACCCGCCTGAAGGTCCTCTCCTGGGGCGGTGTCGTCCAGTCACTGGAGATCCCCGACCGTCGCGGCCGGTACGCCAACGTCTCCGCGGGCTTCGACAACCTCGAGGACTACGTCGCGAAGACCCCGTACTTCGGCGCGCTGATCGGGCGTTACGGCAACCGCATCGGCAAGGGCAAGTTCACCCTGGACGGCAAGGACTACCAGCTGTCCGTGAACGACGGCGAGCAGAGCCTGCACGGCGGCACCCAGGGCTTCGACAAGCGCGTGTGGGACGTCGAGCCGTTCACCAAGGGCTCCGACGTCGGTCTGCACCTGTACTACACGAGCGTCGACGGGGAGATGGGCTACCCGGGCACGCTCAAGACGAAGGTGACGTACACCCTCACCCGGCACGGTGACTGGCGCATCGACTACGAGGCCACCACGGACAAGGCCACTGTCGTCAACCTCACCAGCCACGTCTACTTCAACCTCGCCGGTGAGGGCAGCGGCACGATCGAGGACCACGAGCTCCAGATCGCCGCCTCCCGTTACACGCCCACCGACGCGGGCCTGATCCCCACGGGCGAGCTGGCCAAGGTCGCGGGCACGCCGTTCGACTTCCGCAAGGCCAAGCCGATCGGCCGGGACATCCGCGTCTCCCACCCGCAGCTGGTCACCGCCAAGGGCTTCGACCACAACTGGGTCCTCGACAAGGGCATCACCGCCCGCCCCGAGCACGTGGCCACCCTGCGCGACCCGGCCTCCGGCCGCACGATGAAGATCGCCACGAACGAGCCGGGCCTGCAGTTCTACTCCGGCAACTTCCTCGACGGCACGCTCACCGGCCCGTCCGGCCGCACCTACCGGCAGGGCGACGCCCTGTGCCTGGAGACGCAGCACTTCCCGGACTCGCCGAACAAGCCGAAGTTCCCGTCGACGGTGCTGCGACCGGGGCAGACGTACCGCACGACCACGATCCACACGTTCGGCTGCTGA
- the mmsB gene encoding multiple monosaccharide ABC transporter permease, which produces MSTDVTAKSPAPAPPGKSGGAAADGLLQLVMEGMRRNMRQYGMLIALGLIVALFAVWTDGDLLLPRNVSNLVLQNSYILILAIGMMLVIIAGHIDLSVGSLTAFIGSMAAVFMVRNDLPWPVAVILCLAVGALAGAIQGFFIAYGGIPSFIVTLAGMLIFRGLTEIFLEGQTLGPFPEGLQKVANGFLPEVGPNTNYHNLTLLLGFAMIAFVIFQEVRDRKRQQEFNLEVPPTKLFLLKLVAIGAAVLTLTMLLASYKGAPIVLLILGVLLVGFGYVMRNAIIGRHIYAIGGNLPAAKLSGVKDKKVTFLVFLNMGMLAALAGLVFAARFNAASPKAGLNFELEAIAASFIGGASMSGGVGTVLGAIIGGLVLGVLNNGMNLVGIGTDWQQVIKGMVLLAAVGFDVWNKRKVGS; this is translated from the coding sequence ATGAGCACGGACGTGACCGCCAAGAGCCCGGCCCCCGCGCCGCCGGGCAAGAGCGGAGGGGCCGCGGCCGACGGCCTGTTGCAGCTGGTGATGGAGGGCATGCGCCGCAACATGCGGCAGTACGGCATGCTGATCGCGCTGGGCCTGATCGTGGCTCTGTTCGCCGTCTGGACCGACGGCGACCTGCTGCTGCCGCGCAACGTCTCCAACCTGGTGCTGCAGAACAGCTACATCCTGATCCTCGCGATCGGCATGATGCTGGTCATCATCGCAGGCCACATCGACCTGTCGGTCGGATCGCTGACGGCGTTCATCGGATCGATGGCGGCCGTGTTCATGGTCAGGAACGACCTGCCCTGGCCGGTCGCGGTGATCCTGTGTCTGGCGGTGGGCGCGCTCGCGGGCGCCATCCAAGGATTCTTCATCGCGTACGGCGGCATACCATCGTTCATCGTGACCCTCGCGGGCATGCTGATCTTCCGCGGTCTGACGGAGATCTTCCTGGAGGGCCAGACCCTCGGCCCGTTCCCGGAAGGACTGCAGAAGGTCGCCAACGGGTTCCTGCCCGAGGTCGGACCGAACACCAACTACCACAACCTGACCCTGCTGCTGGGCTTCGCGATGATCGCCTTCGTGATCTTCCAGGAGGTCCGTGACCGCAAGCGGCAGCAGGAGTTCAACCTGGAGGTCCCGCCCACCAAGCTGTTCCTGCTGAAGCTGGTCGCGATCGGCGCCGCGGTGCTGACGCTCACCATGCTGCTGGCCAGCTACAAGGGCGCCCCGATCGTGCTGCTCATCCTGGGCGTGCTGCTCGTCGGCTTCGGCTACGTCATGCGCAACGCGATCATCGGCCGCCACATCTACGCCATCGGCGGCAACCTCCCGGCAGCCAAGCTGTCGGGTGTGAAGGACAAGAAGGTCACCTTCCTGGTCTTCCTGAACATGGGCATGCTCGCGGCCCTGGCGGGTCTCGTCTTCGCCGCCCGCTTCAACGCGGCCTCTCCCAAGGCCGGCCTCAACTTCGAGCTGGAGGCGATCGCGGCCTCGTTCATCGGCGGTGCGTCGATGAGCGGCGGTGTCGGCACCGTCCTCGGCGCGATCATCGGTGGCCTGGTCCTGGGCGTGCTGAACAACGGTATGAACCTCGTCGGCATCGGCACCGACTGGCAGCAGGTCATCAAGGGCATGGTGCTGCTGGCGGCGGTCGGGTTCGACGTGTGGAACAAGCGCAAGGTCGGTTCGTAA
- the mmsA gene encoding multiple monosaccharide ABC transporter ATP-binding protein — MAGPVLEMRSIVKTFPGVKALSDVTLTVRQGEVHAICGENGAGKSTLMKVLSGVHPHGTYEGDILFEEEVCQFKDIRASEERGIVIIHQELALVPYLSLAENIFLGNEHATRGIISWTETLRHATELLRRVGLSDHPDTRVADIGVGKQQLVEIAKALSKKVKLLILDEPTAALNDEDSGKLLDLILELKKQGITAIIISHKLNEIRKVADSVTILRDGQTIETLDVKAEETTEDRIISGMVGRDLEHRFPERSPHEPEEGAAPALEIRGWTVHHPIDQQRKVCDDVSLHVRRGEIVGIAGLMGAGRTELAMSVFGRTYGRYAGGTVLKDGKEIRTKSVPEAVKHGIAYVTEDRKHYGLNLIDTINRNISLSALGKVAKRGVVDEHEERQVAEGFRKSMNIKAPTVFEPVGKLSGGNQQKVVLSKWIFSGPDVLILDEPTRGIDVGAKYEIYTVIDQLAAQGKAVVFISSELPELLGMCDRIYTMAAGRLTGEFSRAEASQESLMRQMTKDKEVTR; from the coding sequence ATGGCGGGACCCGTCCTGGAAATGCGCTCGATCGTCAAGACCTTTCCCGGCGTCAAGGCGCTGTCGGACGTCACACTGACCGTCCGGCAGGGCGAGGTCCACGCCATCTGCGGGGAGAACGGCGCCGGCAAGTCGACCTTGATGAAGGTCCTTTCCGGCGTCCACCCGCACGGCACGTACGAGGGCGACATCCTCTTCGAGGAAGAGGTCTGCCAGTTCAAGGACATCCGGGCCAGCGAAGAGCGCGGCATCGTGATCATCCACCAGGAGCTGGCCCTGGTGCCCTACCTCTCCCTCGCGGAGAACATCTTCCTCGGCAACGAGCACGCCACCCGGGGGATCATCAGCTGGACCGAGACCCTGCGGCACGCCACCGAACTGCTGCGCCGGGTCGGCCTGTCCGACCACCCGGACACCCGCGTCGCCGACATCGGCGTGGGCAAGCAGCAGCTCGTGGAGATCGCGAAGGCCCTTTCGAAGAAGGTGAAGCTGCTCATCCTGGATGAGCCGACCGCCGCGCTGAACGACGAGGACAGCGGCAAACTCCTGGATCTCATCCTGGAGTTGAAGAAGCAGGGCATCACCGCGATCATCATCTCGCACAAGCTCAACGAGATCCGCAAGGTCGCCGACTCGGTGACGATCCTCCGCGACGGCCAGACCATCGAGACCCTCGATGTGAAGGCCGAGGAGACCACCGAGGACCGGATCATCAGCGGCATGGTCGGCCGCGACCTGGAGCACCGCTTCCCGGAGCGGTCTCCGCACGAGCCCGAGGAGGGCGCGGCACCGGCCCTGGAGATCCGGGGCTGGACCGTGCACCACCCGATCGACCAGCAGCGCAAGGTGTGCGACGACGTGTCGCTCCACGTGCGGCGTGGAGAGATCGTCGGGATCGCCGGCCTCATGGGCGCCGGCCGCACCGAGCTCGCGATGAGCGTCTTCGGACGGACCTACGGCCGGTACGCCGGCGGCACGGTCCTGAAGGACGGCAAGGAGATCCGTACGAAGTCCGTCCCCGAGGCGGTCAAGCACGGCATCGCGTACGTGACCGAGGACCGCAAGCACTACGGCCTCAACCTCATCGACACCATCAACCGGAACATCTCGCTGAGCGCCCTGGGCAAGGTCGCCAAGCGCGGTGTGGTCGACGAGCACGAGGAGCGGCAGGTCGCGGAGGGCTTCCGCAAGTCCATGAACATCAAGGCGCCGACGGTGTTCGAGCCGGTGGGCAAGCTGTCCGGCGGCAACCAGCAGAAGGTCGTCCTCAGCAAGTGGATCTTCTCGGGTCCGGACGTGCTGATCCTGGACGAGCCGACACGCGGGATCGACGTCGGCGCCAAGTACGAGATCTACACGGTCATCGACCAACTGGCGGCCCAGGGCAAGGCGGTCGTCTTCATCTCCTCCGAGCTGCCCGAGCTGCTCGGTATGTGCGACCGCATCTACACGATGGCCGCGGGGCGGCTGACGGGTGAGTTCTCGCGGGCCGAGGCCTCCCAGGAATCGCTGATGCGTCAGATGACGAAGGACAAAGAGGTAACCCGATGA